CTaatgtaattataaatttttttctaatcataGAAGTAAGTTTCTTTTcagataaatattttaaaaattaacggaattaaattataaaaatattttaatataatatataaaatatagaaataaataaataaattataaatataaaaacaccAACGGGTAATTATTCCTTTTATAAATTAtgctaaaaagaaaatttaggataaaaatttattttcaactatgaaaatattttctatattaaattaatacatCAATAACTATATATATGATCcaaaaatatgctaaaaacaaaataagctaaaaacaaaataatctcaataaattttgtaaattgATTTTCTTTGTTACGCTTgaatttattgtaattaaaaaaaaatatttaaggcaatcaaaattctaatttttaactaaaaaattattacttttgaGGGGTggaataaaaaatacataaaaattagtaCATGAGTAATTTGGTAAAAGTACATGAAGTATAATACAAGATACAGAGCTACAACTACATAAAGTTGTTTAGTTACTGTCAATCCCTAACAACTCTTCtatgttttattaaaattaaacccaataaaaaagaagaaataaaatattccAATATTCtaacttataattattttctttagagattaaataaataattattattaatcaaaatatgaattttgggCTATTTTAAGCTTCAAATAGGCAATAATTCCCAAGGCCCACCTCTCTTTCATAACAGAGGGAGAACTTTCCTCTCctctaatttttcttttctttattttattttattttttactgatTATTGGCTGTCTTTGCCGTTTCGATGCAGTCGAATACTGATCTTTactcaaattattttgttattgtgctaaaattaaattttaatactttattattactatattacatatattttaatataataaaatattaaaatgatatatAATGCAATAAATAATATACATGGCACTATATATAGTAGTTCTGTAAGTTAATgtgaaatattattaaaaaactttaaattaaagAGTTTATGTACTTTGCTAAGTTAtggttaataattattattaaaaaaattattatttaatttttatagttttaaattttattaattgattttttaaatttttaaaaaatatattagttaattaaaatttatagtataaattttaaaaatttgaataattttagtaaaacTAAAACTTCTGAATTtgtgcattaaaaaaaaaaaaggccttAATACATATACAGCGTAATGATTTGAGTTGAGGCCCAGAAGCATGAAATAGATAGCTGAGCCAGAGAAGATTTTCGTTATCCCTAAATAACATCCTTATCATTCGCAGCGGAACTCCGAGGGAGGGATCAGATTATTCGGATAAAACCAATAAAATGGCGGCAGAGACTCTGAGATTAACGGGTTCTGCTTCATATTCACTCTGTACCTTCAATGGGTCTACAAGGGGAGCTAACTCTTCTTCAACCCCAATTCGGTTTCTGGGTCTCCCTCCTCGAGCTTCAGTCTCTCCTTCAATCTCTTCGTCGCTTTCTCATTTTATGGGAGGCATGCGTTTTGGCTCACAGTTGTCGAAGGTTTCCATTTCATGTAGACAGCAACAGAGGAGGAGAAACTTCTCTGTCTTTGCCTTGGCCGCTGAGGGTCTCTCTTTCtctatatttttcaattttgtttATTTACTACTgcttttgctgaatttctttcttttcatgcCATTTCTGGTTTACCATTTTGTTCAGCTTGCAGTATTTGCGCTATTTGCGATGTTGAAGGAATCTTAAGTGAAACACTTGTTTGATGCCTGTTTTTAATATGGGGaagtttaaatttgaaattgattgattcatttcttttatttgtttatgtgcATTTTACTTGATGATATTCTAAAGTTTAGATTTTATTAGCTGATGGGATAGAGTAATCAGTTGCATATTCATCCATAATTTGGCTGCTTATGGTACAATTTTACTTTTAGTTGGCGAAATGATAATGATATTGGGCTGGAAAGTTGGTTTGGAGGGTATAATTTGAGAGTGCAAACTATACTTCTAGTGCTCAAGTTGTCTGCTTTATTATCTTTTCTTCAAACATAAGCAGTCCATCCTTATCCTGTATGATTAAAATAGCCTTTCATGTCCTTAAATTGTTAGTCATTAACAACAATAAATACATGGTACTAAGAATAAACACATGGTACTCGGTCACATAATTGTCCTACTTGAAAACATAGGGTGACTGCTCTACTGAGCATCCTTGCTTCTAGAGCTTTATAACTTTTGAGTGATTTCTTGCAGACTCTTGTTAATGAGAGATGatccttcttttttttgttCGCTTAACATTTGTAAGTGCCTTACGCTGTCAATAACTGTTCTGTTTCTTCCGTGTTAGTTAACATGTTCTCTTTCTTCTCGCTTTCCAGAGGCAAAGCGTGCGGTACCATTGAAAGATTACCGCAACATTGGAATTATGGCTCACATAGATGCAGGAAAGACTACTACAACTGAACGGATACTGTACTACACAGGAAGAAACTATAAAATAGGTGAAGTACATGAAGGAACAGCTACAATGGACTGGATGGAGCAAGAACAAGAAAGAGGAATTACCATTACTTCTGCTGCAACTACCACATTCTGGAATAAACACCGGATCAACATTATTGATACTCCTGGCCATGTTGATTTCACACTTGAAGTGGAACGAGCGCTCAGGGTTTTGGATGGTGCTATCTGCCTATTTGACAGTGTAGCTGGTGTGGAACCACAGTCTGAAACTGTGTGGAGGCAAGCTGATAAATATGGAGTACCAAGAATTTGCTTTGTAAATAAGATGGATCGCCTTGGAGCAAACTTCTTTAGAACGAGAGACATGATAATAACAAACTTGGGTGCCAAACCTCTTGTTCTTCAAATTCCAGTTGGTTCAGAAGACAATTTTCAAGGGGTTGTTGATCTTGTAAAAATGAAAGCTATAATTTGGTCAGGAGAAGAACTAGGTGCGAAGTTTGTATATGATGATATTCCAGTGGATCTTGAAGACTTGGCTCAAGAATATCGAGCATTGTTGATAGAGAATATagttgagttggatgatgatGCTATGGAGAAATATCTAGAAGGAGTTGAACCTGATgaggaaattataaaaaaattgattaggaAGGGCACAATTGCCAGCAGTTTTGTGCCAGTTTTATGTGGGTCTGCTTTTAAAAATAAGGGTGTTCAGCCATTGCTTGATGCTGTTGTTGATTATTTACCTTCTCCTCTTGACTTGCCAGCTATGAAGGGGACTGATCCTGAGAACCCAGAAGTAACAATTGAAAGGACTGCAAGTGACGATGAACCATTTTCTGGACTAGCTTTCAAGATCATGAGTGATCCATTTGTAGGATCCCTCACATTTGTGCGAGTTTATGCAGGGAAGCTAGCTGCAGGATCTTATGTACTGAATGCAAacaaaggaaagaaggagagaatcGGAAGACTGCTAGAAATGCATGCCAACAGTAGGGAGGATGTTAAGTTAGCGTTAACTGGTGATATTATTGCTCTGGCAGGTCTAAAAGATACCATAACTGGTGAAACACTCTGTGATCCTGAtaatcctattgtgcttgaacGTATGGACTTCCCTGATCCCGTGATCAAGGTTGCAATTGAACCCAAGACCAAGGCTGATGTTGATAAGATGGCTACTGGCTTGATCAAACTTGCTCAGGAGGACCCTTCTTTTCATTTCTCAAGAGATGAAGAAATCAACCAGACTGTTATTGAAGGAATGGGGGAACTGCATCTTGAGATTATTGTGGATCGCCTAAAAAGAGAATTTAAGGTTTGTTTCTGCCCTTCACAGCccctttaaaatttaatcttacATGTTCATGCGCTTAATTTTAAACTTCCTCTCCATCGTACGGTGCTTAAACCTTAATTATCTCTTTGTTTAGCAtgaataatttgataattttcttATTAACACATGCATTTTTATCTATACAGgtataatatgttagtttacaatttttctttttctttttcattctgCCAACCTTTTCTACACTCGTTTGGGGAAGAAACTGCACTTATGTGATCCTCTGTGTAGAAGGGGTACTTTTGACAAACAGTAATTACTTTCTTTTCCAAGAGAAATTCAATGGTTCTTAGATTTTGAAGTTCTGCAAAGAAACAAATATCTTTAGATTGCTGATTTGTATCAATTACATGAATTGTTTTACTCAAATAGGTGGAGGCTAATGTTGGCGCACCCCAAGTAAACTACCGAGAAAGCATTTCCAAAGTTTCAGAAGTGAAGTATGTGCATAAAAAACAGTCTGGTGGACAAGGACAGTTTGCAGATATAACTGTTCGGTTTGAACCTATGGAGCCAGGTAGTGGATATGAGTTCAAAAGTGAAATCAAGGGAGGTGCAGTGCCGAAAGAATATATTCCTGGGGTGATGAAAGGAATGGAAGAGTGCATGAGTAATGGAGTGCTTGCAGGTTACCCTGTTGTGGATGTACGCGCTGTGTTGGTAGACGGTTCTTACCACGACGTGGATTCAAGTGTTTTGGCATTTCAACTGGCAGCTAGGGGAGCATTCCGAGAAGGCATGAAGAGAGCCGGCCCAAAGATGCTAGAACCCATAATGAAAGTTGAAGTGGTGACACCTGAAGAACATTTGGGAGATGTTATTGGTGATCTCAACTCTAGGAGAGGTCAGATTAACAGCTTTGGCGACAAACCTGGCGGCCTAAAggtatgttaatgttatgcaaaTGGTCTTTTATTTCTTCAATTACTCGAAGGATTGCGCAACTCTAGCTGCAAAGATTATTGAGAGGATGGTTTGGATTAATACAGGTGGTTGATGCTCTTGTTCCACTGGCAGAGATGTTTCAATATGTGAGTACGCTTAGAGGAATGACGAAAGGTCGAGCATCGTATACTATGCAATTAGCTAAGTTTGATGTTGTCCCTCAACACATTCAGAACCAGCTTGCTTCAAAGGAGCAAGAAGTTGCTGCTTGATTCCCTGGAGGAGGTTTTGAACTTTGTCAGATTGATTCAAGGAACCAGTTTTGTTGTCATGTATAAATGCAGACAAATTTAGTGAAGAAACACTGTTATACCATTGAACATCAAACCTAAGATTGTTGAATATGTGAGGGTACGGGTAAGACGGGAAGAACAAATAAATgttggaaaattttttttatttatttattattattattttttaaaatttttggtaCATCGGATCTCGGGAGCATGTCCTTCGCAAGTGTGTATGTTGCATCGGATAGCCCCATTTgaaaaatgattatttttattgatgaaaCTTTCatcccaaaaataaaataaaataaaaaagccaaattatttttttttctaaaaaaaaaaaaaactaaacccTTAAGCGCTCTAATTAATTATGgtcagtttttttttaaaaaaaaaatttgtcaatatttttaatataattttaaaagtttttgtAAATTATACCATTTCTTTAAGAATATAAACCATTtcaatttttatcaattattcttacattttcaattttaaaataaaatttcaattacttaacataataaaaagtagtatttattttacttattttaaactgatatatattttatttagtataataacaaaagaaaatttCTTCTCTTACTcccaatatttttttcaaaataattttgtatgaatttatttatgaaaatatataaatttcttaCTTTGCAAAAATtagttattaatataaaattgatgGTAATAATAGTAACCATTATATATTTTAGCATTAtatgtaattaataattaacatATGTTTGAGCATGTAtttgcaaaatattttttatagaaattattttttatgagtaatgttttcaatttaaaatgctttttaataaaataattaaatttctattttttagttTTCATTAACAAATCTATATATGTGTACAATAAGATTTTAGaatgtagaaaataatttaaaaaatcattattaaaaatgatttatttttttattaaaaaatatttttcattaattaatttaaattattttttactaaagAAATATTTTATGTTAATCAATTTTCTTAAATGTTCGAAAGGTAGAAAATGTTGTGtatatatattatcaaataaaaaaatgactTAAAAAATACTactatcaaataatttattttatcgaTGCAAAtagtattatatttaaaaaatttagcagACTTACAATCAAAGAGAAGTCAGAACAACAAATAGAAAATCTTAGCCTAATATAAACACAACAAATTTTTGAGAGTCAAACCCAACCCAAAAGGAAACAATGGACACACTGCACCGACTTTGCTGCACCAACTATCGACCCTGAAGGTAGCCAAAGAGCACACCAACTACAAAGGCCACACACATAGCTACCAGACCAAGACGATCGAACCCAAACAGCAAGCTAACCCCAAGAACTAGAGCAGCAAACTGAATCATCGAACCTCCATGTTTATCGCCATCAGTTATTGGAAAAAGGGCTAACCCATAACAATTCCAATTTATTAGTCTAGAGCTACTTAAAGGAACTATACACCGTAGTCTAGCGTTGATAATCACTGATCCACCACATCTCCGAAGAGTACAGACAAGGCCAAGGATGAAATAAGAGGAAACAAAAACACCCAACCTTAGAAATCAAAACACCAGTAAACCACCCAAGAAAAAACCAAGAAAACAAAACCTGAAAAATATATACAGTGGAGCGTCTTCTGCCAGCCTCCCCTCCTTTAATGTAATATAGGTAAAGTTTAGTCTTTCACATCAAAATATCGTAACATATCGTACAAATGACTGAAAGAACACTAAAGACAGttctaaattaaaaatcacaaagaaagaaaaattttataatatcacGCATAACAAGTTTTGTatgatattaataatgataatttacATGCAAGTCTATcatgattaatatttaatatttaataatagtgTTCTTCACAGAGAACATCGCACCACCAAAACCAGGAACTTCATTGATCCACCTGTGGGCAGGAATCTCAGAGTCATCTTTCTCAAGCTGTAGAAAACGAAAAGCTCAACAGGAGTCGCAGCGTCGCTCGTGAGACTGAACGCAACCTAGAAGCATTTATAACGTTCCTATATATACTTTGAccaataattcaaaaaatatctCAACCGTTACACGCACAAAGCTCGTCTCAAGCAAACCATGGTCGACAAGAACCTCGAGAAACACAAATACCAACGGCAATACAAATACGCCCAACCAAAACTAACCGCTAAGCTCTGACTCCAGTCAACCCGCTCGTAAGGGCTGACTCGAGGAGCCTTAAGAATCAAACTGAAGACAAAACCCTCACCAGTCAAAGTTTGCCTCTGCCAGTTGCAGTGAAAACTCTTGGAAGCGCACCAGGACTAATTCGCCATTCATCAGCATCGACCCCAAAAAATTAATCTATATCCAAATGTAACTCTAGCGAAAATTGTGAAAACGCCCAAATTTGAGCGACGGTCGCAGAACACAGCCATATCACTAAATTTAACAGGCTGGACTAACTAATAAAGATGCACTAAAATTGCACGAGGAACTTAATTTTAATGCACAAACACGGATACTCTCCacaatcaattttaaaaatatagggagaggGGGGCAGAGAGAGAGAACTAAAGGAGAATATTTTAACAAAAAGAAACGACTCAAAATTTCTCCCAAACTTCAATCAGTTTTTATCAAAACATCCACACAGGAGATTACAATTCAATGATGAAAACGCTGCACCATAAAGAAATCGATTCTTTACTCTCAACTCTATCTGATCTGGACTATTCCAGCATTGACAAGCTTCTGAATCTTATTCATCACCATGGGGTTCTTCATGTGCTCCTGGGCTGCCTTGGGATTTTCTTGGAAGTCTACCAACACCTGCAAAATTCACCCAGTAACATCACCACGCAAAAAATAAACCATTTGGGATTACCAATTTCAGGCATTGATAAATGTACAAAAAAATATGATACTTATGAATCCTTACCTGTCTCATGACAGGATCTGATAGAatgttctgaatctctggatcCTGCATTGCCTTGGCCTGCAAGACAGAAACCAAATTTAGGCCATGCTCCATTATGCGCTCAAACTTGCATGTAACAAAAACCAATTCCCAGGCGTAATCTATctgaaaaaatttttttaaaaaaaagccaTAAAAAGACTAACCTGTCTCTCTTTCAATTCCTCTGGGCTTAGATCACCACGGCTTGCCTTGTTAAGTTGTTCCACACATCTGCAAAGTAATTAAGAGCATTATTTAACATTTTCAACaaccatttttaaaaaaaagaggatgtataaatcaatttaaacaTGGTATGTCACATACCTTCTCACACCATCAAGCAGTTCCTGGTTCTGAGGATCATGTCTAAGTCCTTCCTGGTATGTTTCCAAAGCTTTATCGTACTCTTTCATGAAAAACTGGACAGCACCTTTTCTTGTATAACCCTTTGAAAAAGTTGGATCAAGCTCAATACACTTCTCTGCATCCTTTAATCCCTCAGGTAAAGCCCCCAATTTAGTGTAACATGCAGCTCTATTACTGTATGCCTGAAAGAAGCAATTATCAAGGGGTAATATATTTATAAGTCAATTAGCAGAATTATCACATTCAATAAAACGAAGAACCTCTAGTCCAGAGTTTTACTTTAGGATCTTTGGGGTTTCTTCTTAAAGATTCTGTATAATGCTTCACAGCCTCTGGATACTTTTGTTGCTTGAAATATTCATTGCCTGCAAACATATGATACCACCAGACAGAATTAAATGCAAGCACGGATAAAATTGATTGAGTACAGAGAGAAAGCAAAAAAATTGTGTGCAAACGAGGATCTTGCATGTTTATGTACGGGTgatattattttctttgttcTAGAGGTCAGAGGAGAGTGGAGGATAGGCAAGGAAAACTGAAGGGACCATTTACAATTTACAAaagatttaatataaaaaacatGATGGTAAGTAATAAAAGCAGCCAAATTTAGACATCGAGAGGTACCTTTCTCACGCTCTTCATCAGCCAACTTCGGATCAAAGTATTCTTGTTGCTCAAGTTCCTTCTTTATTCTCTCTGCATCATTAAGTTTCTTCAGCGTGTCTGGGTTGCGATGCTCAGTGAGGGCCTTCTGGAATGTCTCAATGGCAATATCATAATCTTTTGAGCATTTTGCCATTTTCACCAAGGCAGTCCCCTTCCTTGTCAAAGCTCTTGCTATCATCTTGAAGTCTGATCTAAGTTCCCTACCCCTCTCAACAGCTTTATCACAGTCTTTTATGCATTCCTCAAACTAAAATTGCAGCAATTGGATCAGAAGAGGATTTATAATTTgatgaataaatataataacCGTAAGTGTCATCCAAtgcaaaaatatataaaaaatattgcaATAGGAAACACATAAGTGTAAGTGCTCTTTgtttagttaaatcaatttttatttggGCCCATAATACTTGGGGAAGAAATTATATGCTTTTGAAATACAGATGCAACCATAGAATTCAAAGCAGTAAAAGGTAAGTTTTAAAGAAATGTGATTAGGCAGTTGTTTGTGAGAATAAATAAGAAAGGACCAACCAGAATTGTTTGATCATGTCCCATGTAGACTATCAAATGCTCTGGTACACAAGTGTGAATAAGTGATGGAAGGAGTGGGAGTTAAAAGAAAAGTCCAAATAGcaacaaaaaatttataattttaagataataatgTGAAATTGATTTCAAAAAGAACTGAGATAGCCTGGTAAACAAACAATCTATGTAGCCAACTAAAATTAGTTCAAGATGAGGATTAATTGTTATTTTGGAATAGGCATTTGACTTGCATAAAGATTAGTGCTTTTATTTCACTGGAAGTTGTTTGAATGTATTTGCAAAGAACCATGACCAAAGTAGCCAACAAAATTAAACTCCATACTGAACAACACATTGATTTTCTTCAATAAACCGACAAATTAAAGtttccccaaaaaaaaaaaaaagatgagagGGATCAAGATATTCAAGTAGCATATCAAATTCCCAATGTTCCGATTTGAAATCTTGTACTCTACATCACAAGCACAATATCTTACACTGCCCGATGATTTGTTGTTAGGATCCTAAAAGACGTTTTAATGAATAGGTGCATCACTTAGACTAACATGATAGAAAACCACTGCTAAAAACTTGG
The Manihot esculenta cultivar AM560-2 chromosome 1, M.esculenta_v8, whole genome shotgun sequence genome window above contains:
- the LOC110628716 gene encoding elongation factor G-2, chloroplastic isoform X2 is translated as MAAETLRLTGSASYSLCTFNGSTRGANSSSTPIRFLGLPPRASVSPSISSSLSHFMGGMRFGSQLSKVSISCRQQQRRRNFSVFALAAEERAVPLKDYRNIGIMAHIDAGKTTTTERILYYTGRNYKIGEVHEGTATMDWMEQEQERGITITSAATTTFWNKHRINIIDTPGHVDFTLEVERALRVLDGAICLFDSVAGVEPQSETVWRQADKYGVPRICFVNKMDRLGANFFRTRDMIITNLGAKPLVLQIPVGSEDNFQGVVDLVKMKAIIWSGEELGAKFVYDDIPVDLEDLAQEYRALLIENIVELDDDAMEKYLEGVEPDEEIIKKLIRKGTIASSFVPVLCGSAFKNKGVQPLLDAVVDYLPSPLDLPAMKGTDPENPEVTIERTASDDEPFSGLAFKIMSDPFVGSLTFVRVYAGKLAAGSYVLNANKGKKERIGRLLEMHANSREDVKLALTGDIIALAGLKDTITGETLCDPDNPIVLERMDFPDPVIKVAIEPKTKADVDKMATGLIKLAQEDPSFHFSRDEEINQTVIEGMGELHLEIIVDRLKREFKVEANVGAPQVNYRESISKVSEVKYVHKKQSGGQGQFADITVRFEPMEPGSGYEFKSEIKGGAVPKEYIPGVMKGMEECMSNGVLAGYPVVDVRAVLVDGSYHDVDSSVLAFQLAARGAFREGMKRAGPKMLEPIMKVEVVTPEEHLGDVIGDLNSRRGQINSFGDKPGGLKVVDALVPLAEMFQYVSTLRGMTKGRASYTMQLAKFDVVPQHIQNQLASKEQEVAA
- the LOC110628716 gene encoding elongation factor G-2, chloroplastic isoform X1, giving the protein MAAETLRLTGSASYSLCTFNGSTRGANSSSTPIRFLGLPPRASVSPSISSSLSHFMGGMRFGSQLSKVSISCRQQQRRRNFSVFALAAEEAKRAVPLKDYRNIGIMAHIDAGKTTTTERILYYTGRNYKIGEVHEGTATMDWMEQEQERGITITSAATTTFWNKHRINIIDTPGHVDFTLEVERALRVLDGAICLFDSVAGVEPQSETVWRQADKYGVPRICFVNKMDRLGANFFRTRDMIITNLGAKPLVLQIPVGSEDNFQGVVDLVKMKAIIWSGEELGAKFVYDDIPVDLEDLAQEYRALLIENIVELDDDAMEKYLEGVEPDEEIIKKLIRKGTIASSFVPVLCGSAFKNKGVQPLLDAVVDYLPSPLDLPAMKGTDPENPEVTIERTASDDEPFSGLAFKIMSDPFVGSLTFVRVYAGKLAAGSYVLNANKGKKERIGRLLEMHANSREDVKLALTGDIIALAGLKDTITGETLCDPDNPIVLERMDFPDPVIKVAIEPKTKADVDKMATGLIKLAQEDPSFHFSRDEEINQTVIEGMGELHLEIIVDRLKREFKVEANVGAPQVNYRESISKVSEVKYVHKKQSGGQGQFADITVRFEPMEPGSGYEFKSEIKGGAVPKEYIPGVMKGMEECMSNGVLAGYPVVDVRAVLVDGSYHDVDSSVLAFQLAARGAFREGMKRAGPKMLEPIMKVEVVTPEEHLGDVIGDLNSRRGQINSFGDKPGGLKVVDALVPLAEMFQYVSTLRGMTKGRASYTMQLAKFDVVPQHIQNQLASKEQEVAA